A genomic region of Bacteroidota bacterium contains the following coding sequences:
- the ispE gene encoding 4-(cytidine 5'-diphospho)-2-C-methyl-D-erythritol kinase, with protein MLDFPNAKINIGLNVVNKRNDGYHDIESIFYPVKKYYDALEILVSKEFKFVQYGNKVQGKTEDNLVVKAFKIIQEKFDISNVEIILYKNIPMGAGLGGGSSDAAFTIKMLNQLFELKLTDNQLIELSKPIGSDCPFFIKNKTVFASGTGNIFEEISMFAGRSFLTIISPAINISTKEAYQSLTPTKSELSLKESINEAPWNWKKLIKNDFEKYLLKKHPEIKDIKDELYKKGAEYVSLTGSGSSVYAISSKKIDTKNNFKNCKIWQDYF; from the coding sequence ATGCTGGATTTTCCGAATGCAAAAATTAATATAGGATTAAACGTTGTTAACAAAAGAAATGACGGATATCATGATATTGAAAGTATTTTTTATCCTGTAAAAAAATATTATGATGCACTGGAAATTTTAGTTTCTAAGGAATTCAAATTTGTACAATACGGCAATAAAGTTCAAGGAAAAACCGAAGACAACTTAGTTGTAAAAGCATTCAAAATAATTCAGGAAAAATTTGACATATCAAATGTAGAAATTATTCTTTACAAAAATATTCCAATGGGTGCCGGACTTGGAGGAGGTTCATCAGATGCAGCTTTTACAATTAAAATGTTAAATCAACTTTTTGAACTTAAATTAACTGACAATCAACTTATTGAATTATCAAAACCCATTGGTAGTGATTGCCCGTTTTTTATAAAAAATAAAACAGTTTTTGCTTCGGGTACAGGAAATATTTTTGAAGAAATTAGTATGTTTGCAGGCAGAAGTTTTTTAACAATTATTTCGCCCGCTATTAATATTTCAACAAAGGAAGCCTATCAAAGTTTGACTCCCACAAAATCCGAATTATCTTTAAAAGAATCTATAAATGAAGCCCCTTGGAATTGGAAAAAACTTATTAAAAATGATTTCGAAAAATACCTTTTAAAAAAACATCCTGAAATAAAAGATATTAAAGACGAACTTTATAAAAAGGGTGCAGAATACGTTTCATTAACAGGAAGTGGTTCCTCTGTGTATGCAATTTCCTCTAAAAAAATTGACACAAAAAATAATTTTAAAAATTGTAAAATCTGGCAAGATTACTTTTGA